A section of the Girardinichthys multiradiatus isolate DD_20200921_A chromosome 5, DD_fGirMul_XY1, whole genome shotgun sequence genome encodes:
- the mxi1 gene encoding max-interacting protein 1 isoform X2, with protein MTAVQLINIQRLLEAAEYIERRERECEHGYASTFPSNQSTNYQRQRKFRNKKFSSNHNRSTHNELEKNRRAHLRLCLERLKALIPLGPDCSRHTTLGLLKQAKAHIKKLEEADRKSQYQLESLEREQRHLQRQLELLGAGTATPVQSSPGEGERIRMDSVGSTLCSDRSDSDQEEIEVDVESTEFSHGELDSVSTASTSDLDDHSSLQSMNSDEGYSSCSVKLAFSS; from the exons ATGACTGCTGTCCAGCTAATAAATATCCAACGGTTATTGGAGGCGGCGGAGTATatagaaagaagagaaagag AGTGCGAACATGGATACGCTTCGACCTTCCCTTCCAACCAGAGCACAAACTACCAGAGGCAGAGGAAATTCCGAAATAAAAAGTTCAGCAGTAACCACAACAG GTCAACACACAATGAACTTGAAAAAAACAG aCGAGCTCACCTGCGGCTGTGTTTGGAGAGGTTGAAGGCCCTCATACCTCTGGGACCTGACTGTAGCCGCCACACCACCCTGGGCCTACTCAAACAAGCCAAAGCACACATAAAG AAACTTGAAGAAGCGGACAGGAAGAGCCAGTACCAGCTGGAGTCTCTGGAGCGCGAACAGAGACACCTACAGCGTCAGCTGGAGCTGCTGGGAGCAGGAACTGCCACTCCAGTCCAGAGCAGCCCAGGGGAGGGCGAGAGGATACGCATGGACAGCGTTGGCTCCACCCTCTGCTCCGACCGCTCGGACTCGGACCAAG AAGAGATTGAGGTCGACGTAGAAAGCACTGAGTTCTCCCATGGAGAGCTCGACAGCGTGAGCACGGCCAGCACCAGCGACTTAGACGACCACAGCAGCCTGCAGAGCATGAACAGCGACGAGGGCTACTCCTCCTGCAGCGTCAAACTCGCCTTCTCCTCCTAA
- the mxi1 gene encoding max-interacting protein 1 isoform X1, with amino-acid sequence MAKTERQRRSLKSDDFFFDSDASLLDQQDFDMSSCAFNEVFNSKDSHMEQITFLKNVQVLLEAARFLESAERKDGKCEHGYASTFPSNQSTNYQRQRKFRNKKFSSNHNRSTHNELEKNRRAHLRLCLERLKALIPLGPDCSRHTTLGLLKQAKAHIKKLEEADRKSQYQLESLEREQRHLQRQLELLGAGTATPVQSSPGEGERIRMDSVGSTLCSDRSDSDQEEIEVDVESTEFSHGELDSVSTASTSDLDDHSSLQSMNSDEGYSSCSVKLAFSS; translated from the exons atggccAAAACTGAGAGGCAAAGACGAAGTTTGAAGAGTGACGACTTTTTCTTTGATTCAGACGCATCTCTCTTGGATCAGCAAGATTTCGACATGTCCAGCTGCGCATTCAATGAGGTCTTTAACTCCAAAGACTCCCACATGGAGCAGATCACATTCCTGAAAAACGTTCAGGTCCTGCTGGAGGCTGCAAGGTTTCTTGAGAGCGCCGAGCGCAAGGACGGAA AGTGCGAACATGGATACGCTTCGACCTTCCCTTCCAACCAGAGCACAAACTACCAGAGGCAGAGGAAATTCCGAAATAAAAAGTTCAGCAGTAACCACAACAG GTCAACACACAATGAACTTGAAAAAAACAG aCGAGCTCACCTGCGGCTGTGTTTGGAGAGGTTGAAGGCCCTCATACCTCTGGGACCTGACTGTAGCCGCCACACCACCCTGGGCCTACTCAAACAAGCCAAAGCACACATAAAG AAACTTGAAGAAGCGGACAGGAAGAGCCAGTACCAGCTGGAGTCTCTGGAGCGCGAACAGAGACACCTACAGCGTCAGCTGGAGCTGCTGGGAGCAGGAACTGCCACTCCAGTCCAGAGCAGCCCAGGGGAGGGCGAGAGGATACGCATGGACAGCGTTGGCTCCACCCTCTGCTCCGACCGCTCGGACTCGGACCAAG AAGAGATTGAGGTCGACGTAGAAAGCACTGAGTTCTCCCATGGAGAGCTCGACAGCGTGAGCACGGCCAGCACCAGCGACTTAGACGACCACAGCAGCCTGCAGAGCATGAACAGCGACGAGGGCTACTCCTCCTGCAGCGTCAAACTCGCCTTCTCCTCCTAA